The nucleotide sequence CTTGCTCAGTTCAAGCACTTGTTGCTTCAATTCAGGAATAGGCTGGGTCAACTTCCAGCCAAGCTGTTCATATGCTCCTGAGAAGAAGGCAGTGGCTCCGGTAAGCCCCAAGGTCATCCCATTAGACAGATGAAGAACATCAAAAGGCTGCGCCCATTGAGGCCGTTCACCGTTATCATCATAAAGATTAGCGAGCACGACTGGAAAGCGGGCTTCCTCATATAAAATATCGAGCCCTTCTTTTGGCAAGGTAATTCCCTCGTTGTTCCCAATCGTTACAGCGTCATATCCCGCTTCGTTCAACAGCTCGATATTTCTTTTCCCGAGCGATCCCTCTGTCATCGGGTGTGACCGGTCAACATGATCGCCAATATCGAAGATAAGGACACTTTCCCCTGCCTCTTCATGCCATTTTCTCCGTTCCTGCAAAAAGCGGCGGATTCGCGGCCAATTCTCAAAATGGCTATGAAGATCATTCGTGTGATAAATGTGAATCGTTTCCTTCAAACTCCCACCTCCGCCTCGTTATGCGATCCCTTCATACATTAAGCGAATACCCGTGATAATTAAAATAATCCGCAGAACCATTACTAGAGCATTGGATTGCATTCTCGTATTTAGAAACGCCCCCAGTTTGGCTCCAATCCAGGCACCAGGTACAATCAATGCAGCATACAGCCAAATTACATTACCTAATACTACATGTGTAATGGAGCTAACCATCGCCGATAAGAAAATCATAAACATCGAGGTTGCCACCGCTACATGCGGAGGAAACGCGAACAATAGGATCATTGCCGGTACCATTAATGCGCCTCCGCCGATCCCAAAAATCCCTGAAAAAAAGCCAACAAAAAAAGCAATAAAGATAGCGGTAAGCGGTTGAAAGCGATATGTATAAACCTTGCCGCTTCTTTCAGTGAATTCACGGGTAATACCACCTCTCAACTTGGCGGGAAGCGGCTTTATTTTAGAGCGAAAGAGTAAAATGATCGCCATGATAATCATAAAGGCACCAAAATAAATGTAAAAAGAATGGGTGCTTAACGCTTTGTTGACAAAGGCACCGACAATTCCGCCAGGTCCACTTCCAATAAAAAAAAGCAGGCCGCTTTTATAATCAACCGTTTTATATTTCATGTAAGCAAGCGTTGAAGACAACCCTGTAAAGATCATGACGACAAGCGATATTCCGACCGCCTGCTGCGGAGAAATCTGAGAGAACCATGCAGTCGACGCGCTAAAAAAAAGAAGGGATGGAACGATAATTATGCCTCCTCCAATCCCCGCAAGTGCCCCAAGTGAACCGGCTGCAAAACCAATGGCCAGAAGAATAATCCACTCCATTTGGAGCCCTCCTTAAAATAGATCAAGCTGGCGTGAGGCCAGATTCTCATACGTTAAGCCAGCTAGCTGAATAAACTGCTTAGCATTATCAGCGGCATCTCCGCCGGAATTGTTATTAAAAAGCATGTAGACCTGTTTACTTTGCTTTTGAAGTTCTTTTGTAAAACCCACCCACTGATGTAATTCCTCTTCATTATAGCGGTATAAATAACGCACGTCGCGCCAATTTTTATTTCCTTGCTTTTGCCACCCCTGTTTATTCCGACCGTGCAAACGCACAAGTGTTTTTTCCGCATCAGTCGCACGCAAAACAAGCGGCACCGATCCTTCTCCCGCCTGCGGTTCATCACAAACGGTATGAATCCACCTTTCATTCTTTAAAAAAGTAATTGTCTTTTCTAGAAAATCCGGCGAATACCACGATTGGTGACGAAACTCAACGGCGAGGGGCAAATCTCCCATTAATTCCTTACAGTAACGTAAGTACTCCACGTTCTTACGCTGACAATCAAACCATGGCGGGAACTGGAACAACACCATCGCGAGCTTTCCCGCTTGTTTCATCGGCGCAAGCGACTCGATAAACGCCTTAAACATCTCTTCCTTTGATTCAAATGGAATCTCTCCCCGCTCATGCCCTGTCATGCCTTGGTAAGCTTTGACGACAAATTGAAAACTCTCCGGGGTTTCATCCACCCATTTTTGCATATTGCGCAGCGGCTGTACTGCGTAAAAACTGGCATCCACTTCAACAGTTGGAAAGTGAGCGCCATATTCCTTCAGCTTATCCCGGGAAGCAATGCCGCTTTTATAAAGCGTGTCATGGTCCCCCCAGCCGGTTACACCTACATATAACATCGACATCCACCTCTCTCTTATTTTAGCATATCATCATTGTTCTTTACTTATTATCCACTTATAACTGAAAACTAACATAACCGCTATTCCTTTAAAGAACCAATCTTTTCTCAATCCTCTTTCTCTATGTCAACTTGTTTTTGGACCATAGAAAAAAGCAGCTCTTGAGCTGCCTCTTCAGACGAAAAATTAACCGATTGAACCTTCCATTTTGAATGTAACTAATTTGAATAAAACAATCAAATAGAATCCACTAAAAATATCGACAGATCCAACACTTTACAAAATCACCTTACGAATGAACAAGATATTAACATAAACTATTTAGGCATACATGAGGAATCAAAGCTGTCGCTACTATCGGATAGCTTCTAATCATAGAAATCAATGTAGGGATTATCATTGTCTAAAATATTAAGCTTATAGGTTATATGCTGACTCTTCATAAAAAAGTGAGAAGGAAATTAACTTCCTCCTCCCCTTTAAATCGCTTTATGCTTAAAGCTCATCAAACCTAATAATAAAAACACGATAAAGCTACCGCCTGTTACAAGAAGCACTTGGCTTATCGGAACGAAGAAGAGCCCTGACATGCTGTCTTCCATATACATCATAAAGAATGGCTGTGACCATGGATAATAAGGACCAAAGCGTTCTGAATTGATGGCTAAAATACTTGGCAATGTAAAAATAACATTTAACGTAAAGGCTACGGCAAAACTTCGCCAATGCATAGCTGCCCAAAGTTGTAATGCGATCATCGGAAATGTAGCCAACCAGCCACCTAAAATGAACTTTATAATTACGACGAACGGAAAGCTTTCCTCAAATCCATTCATAGTACCTGCAATATACACCACCACACCATAAATTAGTTGAATCACTAAGACTAGCATAGCGTTTAAAACAAATTTGGCCAAATAAATTTGCGAACGTGTCACAGGTAATGCTACGAGCTGTTTCCAGCCACCTGCTTGATGCTCGTAGCGACAAATGATACCTGCTAACACGCCTGTGATTAAGGGCAAAAATAATAAAGCATATGGCAAGTTCATAAATAAAAATAAGCCATGCCATGGATTTATGCCTTTCATCTGCTCTGTCATAGGGTTCGCAGCGCCTATAAATAATGTGAGAAGCGGACCGATAACAAGTAGCGCGTAAATGTTATTGCGTTTTAGCTTATACCATTCCGCTTGTAATAATGAGAAAAACATTTACTTCGCATCCTTTCGATAAAAGTCATACATGCCCATAAGAAAAACAACCCCTCCCACACTAATACCTAATCCTACGTTCCAAGTTGGGTTCAATAAGTTAATCCATTTCCAAGGCATCCAATCAGGTAATGAGAAAGCAGAATAGGTCAGTAAAAATTGCACAATTCCTGTAGTAATCGCAACTGATTGGGACTTACTAACAACAGAAATCCATAATTGCACTGCAACAATCGGCAAAACGGCTAACACAGGCAATATACTTTGCCTAGCTATTGCTTCATATGGAATAGCTTGATCAAAATTTAAAACCATGCCATAGATAAGTGTGAAAATCATTAATAGTACGGAAGCTAGTATGAGGTAACTCAATACCACAAAGAATTTGGCAGCATATAACTTTTTTTTGGATAATGGCAAGGCCAATTGTTGCTTCCAGGCATTGGTTTCCTCTTCAACTCCGGCAATTTGCACCGCCAATATGACGCTGCCAAGTACGATAGCAAGAGGAATGAACCCTTGAACATTCATTAAGTAATAACCCCAATGGTCCTGGTTTTGTTCCATTAGCCATTCTTTGCGCACACCGTAATTCACCATTTGCAAAGCCACAACACCAAATCCGCCAAGAAATGATAGAATTAAAAACCCTTTGCGTTTTATCTTGGCAAACTCTGCCTGCATTAACGTCATCATGCTAAAGATGCCTCCTCTATCATACGAAGGAAAATGTCCTCTAATGAGCGCTGCTCTTCTTCTATACGGTAAATGGCAACATTTTGTTCGATTAGTTTTTGAACAGCCCATGCCACCTCATCATCAGCGAAGGACTCACAGTATAACCATTTTCCTTCTACTTCTCCGCCCACAGCTTGCTGCGCTTTTTGTACATCGCTTACACGCATACGTAAACGATGCTTTGCTAAAGTGCGCATCGTTTGAATATCATCTTGATAAATGATTTTCCCTTTAGCAATCACACCAATAGTCGTGGCTATTTGGTCGATCTCTGAAAGCAAGTGACTCGAAATAATAATCGTTTTCCCTTCCTTTGCCAAGTCTTTAATAAGCGTACGCATTTCAATAATGCCTTCTGGATCTAATCCATTTGTAGGCTCATCTAAAATTAATAACTTGGGTTCATGCAATAAAGCTTGGGCAATCCCTAAACGTTGTTTCATGCCAAGCGAAAAACCTTTTACCTTTTTATCTGCTACATGACTTAATCGCACCATCTCCAATACATGAGCAATGCGTTCTTCAGGTACTTGTAGAACCTTACGTAAAACCTCTAAATTTTCTTTTGCTGTTAAATGGGGGTAGTATGATGGATTTTCAACTAATGAACCAACCTGTTGCAAAATTTTCTTTCGATGCTTTTTTAGATCTTGGTTAAAAATTTGAATTTCGCCAGCTGTTGGTTTCATTAAGCCTAACAACATGCGTATAGTCGTTGACTTCCCTGCTCCATTCGGACCTAGAAATCCATAAATTTCGCCTTCTTTAATTTTTAAATCAACGTTTGAAACAGCTGTATGTTTATCAAATTTCTTAGTTAAGTTTTTTGTTTTAACGATGTAAGTCATCTCATTCACCTCACTTTTAACTTTAAGTGCTGGAGTTTAAAGCAAAGGTTAAGTTTGTTTAAAATTCGTTTAAAAAGCGTAGCCGAGTATCTCGGCTACGCTTTTTAATCTTTTGGGTATAATTGAACAGTCGTACCGTAAGCCGTATTATCAATAACCAAGGATAAGTTCATTTTCTCAGCCATTAACTCAACGATGGAAAGCCCAATTCCGGCTCCTTTCGTATGAGCATGATCCACAAAGCCTTGCCCTTTATCTCTAACCATAATTTGATTATTCTGCACCACAACTCGAATAAACTTGCCCTCATTTGCGTGGCGCAGCACATTTTGTAATAAATTATCCAATATACGTTCAAGCCATAATTTATCAATATGCCATGACAGCTCTTCAACTTCTAACTCCACCTCAAAACCTTGTTCTTCAAACAACGGATACCACGATGCAATACTTTGATTCACAAGGCGGTCGATGCGCGCGTCTTTAGCATGATAGCGCATCTTATTAGCCGTGAGTAATGAATAAGACATTAAGTTCTCGATTAAGTGGCTCATCATGCTAATAGAATGATCTAAATGCTGTGCCTGATCAGCGGATACATTTTGTAATTGTGCACGCATTTTGGTCAGTGGTGTTTTTAAGTCATGTGATAAATTTGCAATCAATTCTCGACGTAATTGCTCTTCTTCCAGCTCTCGCTTTTTAGCTTCTCGAAGTTCGTCAACCATATTGTTAAAGGCTTGTTCAACAGCTCCGATTTCGTCTTTTTTCTTCACTTCTGTGCGAATGGGCAAACCATCCATCTCACGAATTGTCATAGCCTCTTCTAAGTTGACTAAACGCTTTAAAATACGCATAAAAAACAACAACGAAATACCTAAAAAAGCAAACATTAATAAAAAGGCGATGTATAAAAAACCGGATTCCATTTTAGCAGGCTCTAATGTGTCACGCTCAATTTGTAATACTAAAAATCCATTTGCATCCTTGTTACCTACGAAACGGATAACAGTGAAAGTTGGGCTGCCATAATGCGATTGGATAAAGCGTGTAGTCGTTACCGTGTCCCAGTGTTCAGGTATTTTCGAAGCAGCATGAATGTACCATTTTTTCACAAGCTTGCCATTAGAATTCACATAAAAAAAGCTAGCTTGAGAGTATTGGGTATGCCAATCTTGAACAATTCCATCCACATCATCTGTAGTAGCCTCATATACATCTTCAGTCCATCTTTCTTCAATCTCTTCTATAGTAGGCACTTTTGAGACTAAACGTTCGAAGTTTATACCGACCATGTACAATATCACAACAAGCTGCAAAAAACCTAAAGCTATAAGAATTAAAACAATGTATTTTGTAAGCAATGAATGCCAAACCTTTTTCATGCTCTCACCCGATAACCAATGCCCCTTACGGTTTCAATAATTTGAGGTTGTGATGGATCTTGCTCAATCTTTTCACGTAAATAACGAATATGAACCATTAGCGTTTTATCGCCATCGATGTAAGTCTCTTGCCATACTGCTTCATACAGCTGTTCCTTTGTTAAAATTTGATTAAGATGCGTAATAAAATAGCGCAGTAAACCATATTGTGTCTGTGTCAATAATATCTCTGCACCCGACTCTCTATTATGTACAGTAAAATCTTTAGTACGGATTTCAATATGTTTTAATCGAATCGTTTCGTCCGTTTTATTAAAACGGCGTAGTAAAACTTGTATACGCGCAATAATTTCTTCTGCCTGGAAAGGCTTTGTCACATAATCATCTGCTATACTCAAGCCTTCTAGCTTATCATCTAACATCGAACGCGCTGAAAGCATTAAAATTGGAATTCCTTCATATTCACGCTTTAATTTTCGTGCAATTGAAAAACCGTCCAACCCTGGTAGCATAATATCTAATATCGCGACGTCTGGCACAAATTTATCTTTACTTTCCTCATATGTTTCAAAAGAACGATAAGCGTGTACATTGAAGCCCGCTTGTATCAGCGCTTGTTTTAGCCAATCTGCAATTTCAACCTCATCTTCAATATATAAAACGTGTATCATCTCACTACTCCTTTTGATATATACAATAGCATAACACCTGAATTCCACAAATTGTGAATCATATCATTACTAAATGCTCTGCGAATACACTACTGAATAAGATGCTTACTACATAATCGATAAAAAAGCACCTGATTGATTCAAGCAAGCTAAGCTGAATGACTTGTGACACAAAAGAAGGAGAGGACAAAAAACCCCCGCCACAACGCGGGGGACTGACCCCTATTTTTGAGACAGGGGTCAAAACACCTTTAAGCAGCCAGCTGCCGATACTTGACCGGTGGCTGGTTGTTTAGTTTCGCTTGAATACGGATATGGTTATAATAGTGAATATAGTTTTCGACAGTTTGCACTACGATGGCCGTCGTAGTGCTTCTCAACTCGTCGAGATAGAACGTTTCAGACTTTAGCGAGGAATGAAACGATTCGATGGAGGCATTATCAGAGGGTGTCCCTTTCCGGGACATACTCATGGTAATGCCTTTTCCTTTGACTGCCTGTTGATAAGCATAAGATGTGTAAACAGATCCTTGGTCACTGTGCAAGATACACCCTTTGGGGAGAGGGGGCAGCTGGGTCAGCGTATGCAGCACGAAATCTGTGTTTTGGCAGCTTCCTATAGAATAGGCAATGATTTCGCCGTTAAATAAATCCTGGATACTTGAAAGATACAGCTGTTTCTGGCCAAAAGGCAAGTATGTAATATCTGTGACGAGCTTTTGAAGAGGCTGATTTGCCTGGAAATCTCCTTTTAACAGATTATCGGAAATATGACAGGGCTGTCCTGTTCGTTTGCGTTTCTTCACCTTTACCCGGCATTGCCAGCCATACTTTTGCATCACACGCTGTACCGCTTTATGGTTAATAGACATCTCTCGTTTTAATAAGGCTGTGATTTTACGATAACCGTATCGAAACTTATGATCCCGGCACAACGTGCCGATTTTTCGTTCAACAATCTGCCTGGATGTTTCTTCCCGGCTCCTGCTCTTCCAGCGATAATAAGTGGATCTAGCAATGCCAAGATGCCGGCATATTTCCCTGACGGGCATGCTGGTTTTGAGTTCTTTCACTAATTCTACGGCTGTTTCTGGGACCACTTCCTCTCCAATTCTTTGTACTTTTTTAGTACTTCAATCTGTTGTTTCAGATACCGATTTTCTGCCTTCAACTTCTCCGCTTCACTTTCATGCTCAGTCCCTTTTCCAAAGGAATACTGCTTGCCTACTGGCTGTTCAAATCGATGAAACTCTCCTGCTTTATACCATTTCATCCATGTTTTAAGTTGTGTCTTATTTCGAATGTTTAATTCCTTCAAGACTTCTTTAACCGGCACCCCAGACAATCTCATTTTTACAGCCTTCATTTTTACTTCCGCTGGATAACTGACTCTTGTACCCATAGAAAAACACCTCCAAGTTACTTTCGAGTATTCCATACCCGTTTTCAACTTAAAGGTGTTTTTTTATTTGTCTCACTTTATGGGGTCAGTCCCCGCTGATGTGGCAGGGGTTTCTTATATGTTATCCTATTGAACCTTCCATTTCGAATTTAATCAGACGGTTCATCTCAACCGCATATTCCATTGGAAGTTCTTTTGTAAACGGCTCAATGAAGCCCATAACGATCATTTCTGTCGCTTCTTCCTCTGAAACGCCACGACTCATTAAGTAGAACAATTGTTCCTCAGACACTTTTGACACTTTTGCTTCATGCTCAAGTGAAATGTTGTCGTTCAAAATTTCATTGTAAGGAATTGTATCCGATGTCGACTGGTTATCCATAATAAGTGTATCACACTCAATGTTAGAGCGTGCCCCCTCGGCTTTGCGGCCAAAATGGACAACACCGCGGTATGTGACCTTTCCACCGTGCTTTGAGATTGATTTTGACACGATTGTAGAGGACGTGTTTGGCGCTAAATGAATCATTTTGGCACCTGCATCCTGATGCTGTCCTTTGCCGGCAATAGCAATGGACAACGTCAAACCACGTGCGCCTTCGCCTTTTAAAATAACCGCTGGATATTTCATTGTTAATTTTGAACCGATATTTCCATCGATCCATTCCATAGTTGCATTCTCTTCACATACCGCACGCTTTGTTACAAGGTTATATACGTTATTAGCCCAGTTTTGAATAGTTGTATAACGGCAATAGGCGTCTTTGCGGATGACAATTTCGACCACCGCACTATGCAAAGAATTTGTTGTATAAACCGGTGCTGTACATCCTTCTACATAGTGAACAGAAGACCCTTCGTCAGCGATGATTAGCGTACGCTCAAATTGCCCCATGTTTTCAGAATTAATTCGGAAATAGGCTTGCAGCGGTGTATCTACCTTCACGCCTGGTGGTACATAGATGAATGAACCGCCTGACCATACAGCAGAATTCAATGCCGCAAATTTATTATCAGTTGGCGGAATGACTGTCGCCCAGTATTTGCGGAAAATCTCTTCGTTTTCTTTTAATGCAGAATCTGTATCTTTAAAGACGATCCCAAGTGATTCTAAGTCTTCCTTCATGTTGTGATACACTACTTCGGATTCATATTGAGCAGAAACACCTGCGAGGTACTTTTGCTCCGCTTCCGGAATACCAAGCTTATCAAACGTTTGTTTAATTTCTTCCGGCACTTCATCCCATGAACGTTCTGCCCGTTCAGAAGGTTTTACGTAGTAGTTGATTTCGTCAAAGTTTAAAGCGGATAAATCTCCACCCCATTGTGGCATAGGCATATTGTAAAAATGCTCAAGCGACTTCAAACGAAAGTCCAGCATCCATTCAGGCTCATCTTTTAATTTGGAGATTTCTTCAACAATTTCACGTGT is from Bacillus sp. PK3_68 and encodes:
- a CDS encoding sulfite exporter TauE/SafE family protein, producing MEWIILLAIGFAAGSLGALAGIGGGIIIVPSLLFFSASTAWFSQISPQQAVGISLVVMIFTGLSSTLAYMKYKTVDYKSGLLFFIGSGPGGIVGAFVNKALSTHSFYIYFGAFMIIMAIILLFRSKIKPLPAKLRGGITREFTERSGKVYTYRFQPLTAIFIAFFVGFFSGIFGIGGGALMVPAMILLFAFPPHVAVATSMFMIFLSAMVSSITHVVLGNVIWLYAALIVPGAWIGAKLGAFLNTRMQSNALVMVLRIILIITGIRLMYEGIA
- a CDS encoding DUF72 domain-containing protein → MLYVGVTGWGDHDTLYKSGIASRDKLKEYGAHFPTVEVDASFYAVQPLRNMQKWVDETPESFQFVVKAYQGMTGHERGEIPFESKEEMFKAFIESLAPMKQAGKLAMVLFQFPPWFDCQRKNVEYLRYCKELMGDLPLAVEFRHQSWYSPDFLEKTITFLKNERWIHTVCDEPQAGEGSVPLVLRATDAEKTLVRLHGRNKQGWQKQGNKNWRDVRYLYRYNEEELHQWVGFTKELQKQSKQVYMLFNNNSGGDAADNAKQFIQLAGLTYENLASRQLDLF
- a CDS encoding ABC transporter permease; its protein translation is MFFSLLQAEWYKLKRNNIYALLVIGPLLTLFIGAANPMTEQMKGINPWHGLFLFMNLPYALLFLPLITGVLAGIICRYEHQAGGWKQLVALPVTRSQIYLAKFVLNAMLVLVIQLIYGVVVYIAGTMNGFEESFPFVVIIKFILGGWLATFPMIALQLWAAMHWRSFAVAFTLNVIFTLPSILAINSERFGPYYPWSQPFFMMYMEDSMSGLFFVPISQVLLVTGGSFIVFLLLGLMSFKHKAI
- a CDS encoding ABC transporter permease, giving the protein MMTLMQAEFAKIKRKGFLILSFLGGFGVVALQMVNYGVRKEWLMEQNQDHWGYYLMNVQGFIPLAIVLGSVILAVQIAGVEEETNAWKQQLALPLSKKKLYAAKFFVVLSYLILASVLLMIFTLIYGMVLNFDQAIPYEAIARQSILPVLAVLPIVAVQLWISVVSKSQSVAITTGIVQFLLTYSAFSLPDWMPWKWINLLNPTWNVGLGISVGGVVFLMGMYDFYRKDAK
- a CDS encoding ABC transporter ATP-binding protein is translated as MTYIVKTKNLTKKFDKHTAVSNVDLKIKEGEIYGFLGPNGAGKSTTIRMLLGLMKPTAGEIQIFNQDLKKHRKKILQQVGSLVENPSYYPHLTAKENLEVLRKVLQVPEERIAHVLEMVRLSHVADKKVKGFSLGMKQRLGIAQALLHEPKLLILDEPTNGLDPEGIIEMRTLIKDLAKEGKTIIISSHLLSEIDQIATTIGVIAKGKIIYQDDIQTMRTLAKHRLRMRVSDVQKAQQAVGGEVEGKWLYCESFADDEVAWAVQKLIEQNVAIYRIEEEQRSLEDIFLRMIEEASLA
- a CDS encoding HAMP domain-containing sensor histidine kinase; translation: MKKVWHSLLTKYIVLILIALGFLQLVVILYMVGINFERLVSKVPTIEEIEERWTEDVYEATTDDVDGIVQDWHTQYSQASFFYVNSNGKLVKKWYIHAASKIPEHWDTVTTTRFIQSHYGSPTFTVIRFVGNKDANGFLVLQIERDTLEPAKMESGFLYIAFLLMFAFLGISLLFFMRILKRLVNLEEAMTIREMDGLPIRTEVKKKDEIGAVEQAFNNMVDELREAKKRELEEEQLRRELIANLSHDLKTPLTKMRAQLQNVSADQAQHLDHSISMMSHLIENLMSYSLLTANKMRYHAKDARIDRLVNQSIASWYPLFEEQGFEVELEVEELSWHIDKLWLERILDNLLQNVLRHANEGKFIRVVVQNNQIMVRDKGQGFVDHAHTKGAGIGLSIVELMAEKMNLSLVIDNTAYGTTVQLYPKD
- a CDS encoding response regulator transcription factor, which gives rise to MIHVLYIEDEVEIADWLKQALIQAGFNVHAYRSFETYEESKDKFVPDVAILDIMLPGLDGFSIARKLKREYEGIPILMLSARSMLDDKLEGLSIADDYVTKPFQAEEIIARIQVLLRRFNKTDETIRLKHIEIRTKDFTVHNRESGAEILLTQTQYGLLRYFITHLNQILTKEQLYEAVWQETYIDGDKTLMVHIRYLREKIEQDPSQPQIIETVRGIGYRVRA
- a CDS encoding IS3 family transposase (programmed frameshift), which codes for MGTRVSYPAEVKMKAVKMRLSGVPVKEVLKELNIRNKTQLKTWMKWYKAGEFHRFEQPVGKQYSFGKGTEHESEAEKLKAENRYLKQQIEVPKKVQRIGEEVVPETAVELVKELKTSMPVREICRHLGIARSTYYRWKSRSREETSRQIVERKIGTLCRDHKFRYGYRKITALLKREMSINHKAVQRVMQKYGWQCRVKVKKRKRTGQPCHISDNLLKGDFQANQPLQKLVTDITYLPFGQKQLYLSSIQDLFNGEIIAYSIGSCQNTDFVLHTLTQLPPLPKGCILHSDQGSVYTSYAYQQAVKGKGITMSMSRKGTPSDNASIESFHSSLKSETFYLDELRSTTTAIVVQTVENYIHYYNHIRIQAKLNNQPPVKYRQLAA
- the sufB gene encoding Fe-S cluster assembly protein SufB gives rise to the protein MAKKMPEIGDYKYGFRDKDVSVYRSERGLTREIVEEISKLKDEPEWMLDFRLKSLEHFYNMPMPQWGGDLSALNFDEINYYVKPSERAERSWDEVPEEIKQTFDKLGIPEAEQKYLAGVSAQYESEVVYHNMKEDLESLGIVFKDTDSALKENEEIFRKYWATVIPPTDNKFAALNSAVWSGGSFIYVPPGVKVDTPLQAYFRINSENMGQFERTLIIADEGSSVHYVEGCTAPVYTTNSLHSAVVEIVIRKDAYCRYTTIQNWANNVYNLVTKRAVCEENATMEWIDGNIGSKLTMKYPAVILKGEGARGLTLSIAIAGKGQHQDAGAKMIHLAPNTSSTIVSKSISKHGGKVTYRGVVHFGRKAEGARSNIECDTLIMDNQSTSDTIPYNEILNDNISLEHEAKVSKVSEEQLFYLMSRGVSEEEATEMIVMGFIEPFTKELPMEYAVEMNRLIKFEMEGSIG